A window of Clostridioides sp. ES-S-0010-02 genomic DNA:
ATAGTATCATAGGTTCAGGTATATTCTTACTACCAGGTAAAGTTTACAATCTAGCGAGCCAAAATAGTATATTTATATATATTTTTGCTACACTTCTGGTTCTATCAATACTTTTATGTTTTGCAGAGGCTGGAAGTATGTTTGACAAAAATGGAGGTGCATATTTATACTCCAAAAAGGCATTTGGTGATTTTATAGGTTTTGAAGTTGGTACAATGTCTTGGGTTATTAGAATCATATCATGGTCTACACTAGCAGTAGGATTTGCAACAGCTTTAGGTGCATTTTGGCCAGAAGCTGCTACTGAATATAAAGGATATATCGCAGTGGCATTAGTAACATTACTTTCAATAAACAGCTTATTTGGAATTAAAAGTACAAAGATAATGAATAATGTAATAACCATAGCTAAATTAGTACCATTAATAGTTTTTGTAATAGTAGGAATATTCTTTATAAAATTTGGTAATGTTGTTCCTTCAGGCAATGTTGTAAATTCTAGTATAGGACCAGCTATAATATTAGTATTTTACGCGTTTACTGGATTTGAATCATTTGTTGTAGCAAGTGGAGAAATGGATAATCCTAAAAAAAATCTTCCAATAGCATTAATAACTACAATATTTATATGTGCAATAATTTATATCTTAATTCAAGTTGTCTGTATGGGTATACTTGGAGACAAATTATTTGAAAATAGTATTCCAATCGCAGACGCTTCAAGCGTATTTTTAGGCAATTATGGTAAAGTATTTATATCTGTAGCAACATTAATATCTATATTTGGAATAAATATAGGTTCTTCAATAGTAACTCCCAAGTGTGGTTCTGCTCT
This region includes:
- a CDS encoding amino acid permease is translated as MEKAKKLGLFSMILLGINSIIGSGIFLLPGKVYNLASQNSIFIYIFATLLVLSILLCFAEAGSMFDKNGGAYLYSKKAFGDFIGFEVGTMSWVIRIISWSTLAVGFATALGAFWPEAATEYKGYIAVALVTLLSINSLFGIKSTKIMNNVITIAKLVPLIVFVIVGIFFIKFGNVVPSGNVVNSSIGPAIILVFYAFTGFESFVVASGEMDNPKKNLPIALITTIFICAIIYILIQVVCMGILGDKLFENSIPIADASSVFLGNYGKVFISVATLISIFGINIGSSIVTPKCGSALAEEGSLPAFIGKTNKYDAPYVAIIISLIFCIPLVLTGSFEQLAVMSVIARFAQYIPTCLAVIVLRKRADIQASFKIPFGPVIPTVAILGSIWLLQQAWVEDMSKPITQNRVLIGLGAMLLIAPLYVLMKKNKKIECECKDKSEDSKLYVPREKIQ